The Sorex araneus isolate mSorAra2 chromosome 9, mSorAra2.pri, whole genome shotgun sequence genomic interval tttctcttctcttctgttcACTTTCATCTTACCTGTTTCTTTGCCTTACCCTTGATTCTTCTGTCTGGCCTCAGTGTTCAGTGCATGTGAGGGATGGGATGGCTCCCCGTGAGATCATATACCTGGTCCCTTTGCCCCACGGAGCCCGGCTTCATTTATTACTGAATATCTGAGTAGTAATgtgatggggggggggacaggggagaagGTTACAGATTTTTGTGAGTAACAAGGGGGATACATTGTGGATCGGGGAACAAACCGGTGAACTAAAGGTGTCGGTTGTGGAAgccccctgagaacagagcagaaTGAAGGCAGAAAGAGGCGGGTTGGCAGAGAGGAGGCGCGGGAGCCTGGCCAGAGCGCATCGCCAGTGTAGACGGTGCTAGCGCAGTCGGGAGTAGGGCGCAGGGAAGAAGAACAAGTTGTGCGGGCCCCCTCCCTTAGAGTGGAACCTTGCCCTGGCACCAGCGTGGCAGAGCAGGCCCCAAGATCTTCCTGAAACCGGAAAGCTTGCCCTGGCATGCACCCCGGGAGGCCAGCTGACCTCTTGAAACCGAGCCACTGGACACGTGCCCCCAGGGTCGAGAGGCCTCtggccagggccccggggcaggaggggccccccTGGGAGGAAGCTGGGGGCACCGCCGCCGGGGACAGGCGGACAGGagccagccaggtgtgatcccccagcGCAGAGCGAGGAGCAGCCCTGGGCATGGCCCACCCCAGCTGCCCAGCAGGCGGGTCGCTGCCCGCTCGCTCTCTGCCCCATGGAAAGGGGGTCTCGGGTGCAGGGGAACgcgcggggcaggggggcttGGCTCGGTGGGGGAGGACAGGCACAAGAGGCCCCGGGCTTGATCCGGGCACCACCCTAGAGAGCGATCGCGATGGGCGCGGGGCCTCCCTCGAGTGACGGGCGCGCCCCCGAGGGTGCTGGGCCGGCCTCGGTGACGGTGACGGTGACGGTTACTCAGCAGTTCCCGCGCCCTCCGCCGTGGCGCCACCTGCCGGGAGCAGCCGCCGCCGCGCAGGCctgcgggaggggcgggaggggccgggcgtCCATGGCAACCGGGCCCGCCAGCCAATGGCGGCAGGCGTGACGAAGCACCCGCGCCATCCGAGACGCCGGCGCTCATTGGTCGCCATCCGAGCCGCCGGCGCTCATTGGACACGCCTTGCGTGTCCGCCGGCCCGCCCACCGGCCACCGCAGCCGCAGTGCGGACGGGCCGGCCCGACTCGGCTGCCGCAGGCTTGCCCCGGAAGGGCGCGGGGGGCGTGAGAGTCCGCCCAGGGCTCCTCTGTGGGCCTGGGACCGGGGAAGAAGCACTGCGGTGCAGGTGGCCAGAGGGGGGACAAACGGGGTCGCAGCGCCCCGCCCGCCAGTTGCGATGCCCCGCGGGCACTGCGCCCGCTGTCCCCGGGCCGGCTGCGGTCTTGCGCAACAAGGACACTTTGTGTCCAGCCGCGGGTGCGAGAGGGAGCGGATGCCGAGAAGCCGATGGGACATCGTGGCCACCGTTGGCACCTTTGTAGAGGTGGCACCGTCTggcactttttctctctctccccctgcagaAAGTACCCTAATTGTCAGTTTGATTCGTCCTCCTTGTTAAATACCCATAATTTGGGAATGCTGGGGAGGGCACAGGGAGAGGGGAAACATCACAGTGTGAAGTCACAAAGCGCAGAGGTCTGGGAGCCTCCCCGCGAGCGCATCAGCCCGTGTGACCTTGAGATGCGCGCGCGCTTCTGTGCGCTCCCATCGCGCTGGGCCCTGCCCTGGCGCCTCACTTTGTCGGGCCCCCCATGCCCTTCCCCTCGCGGGTGAGGACCCCGAGTCACGATGACCACTGCGACGGTATGCCGTGCATTAAAGACCGCTGTGTCCTCCGCTGGGCCTGACACACGTGTCTGTAGACAGCTCCCTATGGGCGCCCTGGGGACAGTTATTCGTGGCACGGAGCAGGGCAGGACACCGTTTCAGGGACTGACCTTTGCAGGGAAGGGTTCGGCAGCTCTCTAGTGCAGACGTGAGTTTGGGTCACAGACCCGCAATCagtgttgggttttttgttgttttttggtttttttttgctttttgggtcacccctggcggtgctcaggggaccatatgggatgctgggatttgaacccgggtcggccgcgtgcaaggcaaacgccctccccgctgtgctattgctccagccccgtcagtGTTGGTTTATCTCTGGGTTTTTTTAAGTGACTTGGTCCGAGCTGCTGGCTGGCCCTGACTGCAGCAGTgggtgggttccaggactgagaCCGCCCGTGGGAATGTGGGGGCGAGCCTCCAGCCTTTCACAAGCAAGGCCACAGTGACTGCTGCGGCTGCCATGCATGAGACTTGGGGCTCAGAGGCTgtttcctccccgccccggccTGTCTGTCTGCAGGAAGAACGCTGTGGAGCTGGAACTCGCCAAGTGCAAGATGGACATGATGTCTCTGAACAGCCAGCTGCTGGACGCCATTCAGCAGAAACTGAACCTCTCCCAGCAGCTGGAGGCTTGGCAGGTAACAAAGAGTCCCGAGACTCAGCCTGATGAAAAACGGGGTTCCCAGGCCCAGGCATAGTGCTTGGGTGAACCGGAGCCCCACTTTACCTGGAGGAAAGAGCCTACGGCTTCGGGAGAGCAGCAGGCCCCAGGCGGTGCTGTTTGGGGCCATGGTGACCCTCACGTGGCTTCTGGCCACAGTGACCTGCGCTCCCAGCTTCCTGGTGGGCTTTGCCCGGGTTGGCCAGAAGGAACCCACTGCTGCCTGGGACGCGCCGGGAAGCCCTCCGTGTGGATGTAGAGTCAGTTCAGCAGCCCCGGGGTGCAGCACCGTAGCCTGCCCTTGCCAGGGGCCAGCTTCCTTTTTCCGGCCTCTCTGCGCCACATGCCTCGGGAAGCAATCAGTGTCTTTCTCCCCGGGCCCTGGCGGCGAGTCCTGTCCCTGCACAGGCTTCCCAGGGTGAGAGTTACCAACTCGTGCTTCCCCCaagacccccccccgcccccgccagccctgAAGAGCCATGGGTGGCTGAGGTGCGCCCTGCCCCCGTCCCTCTCAGGCCTCCAGAGCTGGTCCTGGGCCCCGTGGCCTCCTGCATCGTGGCCAGCTGGTGTTTCCGTGGCTTACGACCcctgttcttctctcttctctcctggcTACAGTTTGCTTCCTCAGGGCTTTTTACTATCTGGCTCCTTTGGTTTCTGATCTAGTGGCCTTTCTCAGTTCCCGAGTCAACAGCTTTAGTTGTACACCCCTCCTGCCTTTGAGGTGAGCTGAGCCCTCATcccgccaccccctgcccgctgccATCGCAGTCCCGCTCGTGCCGCCTCCCCTCGTGGCCCACCGTGTTCTGTGTGCCGGAGCCCAGCCTCATCTCTGTGCCGTGCGCCATCCATCCAGCCCCggctctcccttcccctccctgtcGCCGCCCAGTgacccccgggccccggggccaccgCCTCACACACGGCAGTCTGAGGACCAGAAGTCCTGGCGGGCCATGgaatgagggggagagagagagagagagagagtgttgtgtgtgtgtgtgtgtgtgtgtgtgtgtgtgtgtgtgtgtgtgtgtgctgtagtATGACACAGCATTTCCAAGGGGGCTCCTCACCAACGGCCCTTTAACATTTCTCATGTTGCCATCGGCCACCATGGTTTTGCCGAGCCCAGCCCGAGAGGCGTTTCTGGAAGGTTCCGTGCCAGGGTCTAGgacggggccaggccaggcctcatttctgggggcaggagaggacgGAAGTCACCTGTGAGGAAAGATGGGacgggaagagagagaaaggtcgCGGAACAAGGAAGGCGCTCGGGCAGGTGATGGGGAAGGAAAGTGTTTCACTCGGGTGACAGCCCCCGCTGAGGACTCGGGAGAGCAGAGGTGGTGACAGCTGCTCAGGGCCCCAGAGAGCCTGTCTGCCCCGTCTCGAGGGgctccccaccccagacccagACCTCCCTGTCCCAGCTCTGACCCCAGCCATGAGCTCAACCCACGGTGTCGCCCAGAGCTCGTTGTCAGGGGCAGCCGGGCTAGTGGTTGTTCCTGCCAGCGGCTTCCCTTCTAGAACAGACCGGGCTGTATTCGCACCCAGCGCCCTGGCCCGGCGGCGTCTCCCAGGTCCAGCCAGGAGCAGCTGGAGTGGAGAAGGCGCGGTCTACGGGAAACCCCTCAGGGCGGGCAGGAGCAGCTTGGCTCTGGGCAGCCAGGGAGCCAGACCTGCATGGGGGCGAGACGGTCCAGGCCGAGAGCAGGCAGCTGAGATGTTCTTTGGGTTTGCAGGGATGTGGGGAGGGGCGAGTTCGAGCacaagcccccccacccacccacgccccccgccccgccccctcataGCCCCCCAGGGGACACAGGAGGCGTCCTGACGGGGCTGGTCCCAGGCAAGGCCCAGCACCTGGGCAGAGACAGAAGCACCAGACGGTGACACCTggcagagcagggggcagggggcagggggtggctccTGTGTGTCCAGTGTCGCTGCTTTCTCCGTCAGCCGCCCGGCTGCAGCCACGCGCTCATCTCATCTCATTCCTCCTCATCTCGTGTCCAGAcatctgccccctcccacccccacccccacccccgcaccccgacCCACGCCGGCCCGAGTCCCACTCAGccgccccctctgctccccgcagGATGACATGCACAGGGTCATTGACCGGCAGCTGATGGACACGCACCTGAAGGAACGGAGCCGGCCTGCTGCCGCCTTCTCCAGGGCCCgggctgcggggcgcggggccgagcCCAGCTCCGCCGAAGGCAAAAGGCTCTTCTCATTCTTCAGGAAAATCTGAGCACGGAGGAACTGACGGCGGCGGCTGGAAGGGGGTGCGGGCGGAGCCCGGCGCACTGGGGACACACCCTCGCTTCCCCTGGGCTGTCCAGGCAGGGCCGTTCAGCTTCTGACCGCTGTCCCCAACATCAGGGTACAGGGGCggtcctgtccccacccccctgcccccacccagccaggGAGCTGCTGCTGGGCGGGGCTCGGGCTGCCTCTGCTGCTCATGCCCATGGGtagaagccccccacccccgcccctgcccaccctCGCGTCCGTCAGTAGCTCGGGCTCCCCTCTCCAGGCGCCGCTGCCCTCCCGCTTCGGAATATGGGGAACAGAAGATGGGCGCGAGGCACGAGGCCCTGTCTGCAGGGCGCAGGCCCGAGTCTTCTCTCTCGAGCCCCTGCCTGGGGAGTCGGGAATgaagggcccctccccccacgtgCATGCACCTCTGCTGGGAGCATCTCCTGCCGAGACCCAGCGTGCAGCTCTGCAGGCCCGGCTGAGCCGTGGAGGAAGGGCAGTCCtcccccgggcagggctggggccgtCCCGGCCTCACTTCCCTCACATAGACAAACCCTTGGCTCAGCCCCCAAAAACGGTCCACAGTAACCACCGCCACCTCGAGGGCTGGGTTGGCACCGCGAGGTAGATGCCCCAGTTACTGCCCATCAGGCCTGCAGAAGGATGAATCTTGGAAGCTGCGGCTTCTGCTGCGCCTCAGCACCGGTCCCCCTCTCTGCTGAGGCCCCGACTCAGAAGCCCCCCAACACGCTTCCCGGTGGattcatctccctccctcccgtgggAAAGCACAGCAGGGACGAGCAGAAAGAATGTACCTATAGATATGTACATACCACAGTGCTGTAATTTTGTATGTAGCAATCGTGTAAATACATGTATGAATTTTATAACATACCtattatatataaatctataaaggcatatttttagaaaacagcGCACCACTGCTTCTTTTGGAAATAgtctaaataagaataaaatgaatttctACAGAGCTTCCGCCTCAGTCATTGGTTCCCTGGAGGTATGCTTGGGTCAGAATGTCGCTGACTTTCATAACGGCCACTAGCTGGCTATGAAGGGGCAGCCACAGCGGTCACCCCACACACAGCTGGGCGGGCCCCAGTTGGTGGAAGCAGCCAGGCAGGAGCACAGGAGCACCTTCCTAGAAGGTGGGAGCACCCTAACCAGTGGTCACCCTTGACCAGTAGCCAAACTCCCAGCCTCCTCTCCGTGCCGGCGTTGTGCTGCACGTGCTCAGACAGCCCCCGGCGCGGCTTCCTAAGCTTCCAGCGCACCTTGACGGGCAGAAAGCACTGCAGGCGTCCTTCCGGGCGCGCAGAGTAAACAGGGCACTTCCCCTGGAGTCGCACCGTGTATTCTCCCCTGGACCGGCCTTCCATGGAGAATGAACATGGCTCCCAGCGGTGTCTGTGGCCTCGGGCAACCTGTGTGGGACTCGGCAAACAAGGACCTGCACCCAGTGGGGGCGAAGCAGCCCGGACCACCTAGAGCACCACGGCTGGAGGAGAGGAAATAGGCCCTAGGAGAAAATTTGGCAGCTTGAacctttatttttagtattttttaaaaaagcataattaGAAACTTTCAATACAGAAATATTCCTAGCAAACCATTGAAAAGTTTAGTTGTTCAACAGGAATTTCACATCAGAGCCACCAGGACATTGATCCAGCCCTCCAagcccccctccctcacccccaaatcaTGCGCGTGACACTCAGCAGAACAGGCACACTGTCACCAAATCACCCACCACCTGGGTCTGGAGGTCCAGCTGTCAGAAGCCACGGTGGAGTCTAGTCTGCTGGAAGTTTCCGGGACCCCCACCCTCTCTTATTGCTTACTGCCACACTGGCACGGCCTGAACGCCTGATGGAGTATGCCACAGCCTCCCCAGGCCCACGGGAGCCGCCAGAAGGGCCCGGCCCTGGGAGCGAGGCCAAGGCCACACTGCAGTTCCTGGCCAACCAGACGGGGCTGCCCTGCGGCACCCCCCAGAGCACCAAGTTCCCAGGCCCAGACCGCCTCTGGCTCGGAGGCAGGGGAGGCCTGTCACAGCCTCAGGCCGCTGGCGGTTTCGGGAAGTGGAGAGACGGGTCAGAAGAAACCCCAGCTCTTTTATTGATTAAAAACCCATCAACAATGTTAACATGGAAAATCTGCAACGTGATCTGTGATGATTGTCCAatcagagcactgcctggaaatCGCCTAGGAAAAAGAAATCTCATAAAACACATCATGATGCTGAATTCAGTTATTCCCAGGTAACGTGATCCTTTTTTAGGGGGAAGGGGAATGAAGTGTCCTGAGGGGCAGCGGAAATCAAGTGCAGGTGACCCCGGTTTCTCCTCCGGGGGACAGAGGTGGGAGAAGCTGGCTCCCGGCCACAGTGGGGTGGGCATACTTGCCCAGCCACTACGAAACCCTCAAGCATGGAACCAAGTGCTGCCGGTGCTGCCAACCTCCCTCACCACGGGCTCCAAGGGAGCAGCCCTGCGTGGGCCCCCCCGGAGGCCCTGGACACAGCACTGACAAGGTGGGAGGCCCCTTCTTTACTTAAAAGCGGCCAGGGAGGCAGATCGACTTTGCCAAGAACCCACAATGGCAGGAAGCCATTCACTTTTCTGAAAACACTGGCCCCAGAGCGGGAGGCCACTTCTGCCGCTCAGGAAAATAAGGATGAGGAACTTAATTTGATTTGGCTTCATTTTATCAGTTAAAATAATGCTCCGCAGCCCCCCCCGCAAGCCCTGTcccggcacacacacaccctttctgtGGGAACTGCGATGGGATGGTCTAAATTAGAAGCCAGGGCTTCCACGGGTTTGTAGCTCGGGCCTCTAGAAGGCAGGACACTAGATCTGTTGGCCACGGGGCAGGAGGGACTCCTGCGGCGCTGCTGAAGGGCTCTGCggggggagaggtgggctggGACAGAGCGCGCGCCCCGGAGAGGCCCTCCGCGCCAAGCACAGCGGCAGCCTgcaggagagcgagagagaggccTGGGACCCACTCACTCCGCGTCTCCTGGCTGGCGGAAGCCCCGGCCAGGACACGATCCTGTCTCCTCAGGAGGCTGCCGAAgacgggacggggcggggcggggcgggaagggTCTTGTTGCAGCAGGTTGGCATTAAGGAGGCAAAAGCCAGAGCAGGACGAGGGTGATGTGGCTGGTTAAAGCAATATACATTATGTACAAAATCTGGTTAATCAGTCCGCTCAGCTGGCATTGTCCTCGCCGGGCCCGGGCAGCTTGGCCAGGGAGCAGGGGCACCAGAAGGGTGGGGCGGGCTTGTCCGACACCTTCTTGGCACtcaaggggggaggggaggaagtgcCGATGGCGCCTCCCGATACAAAAAACGTGGAGAGGATTCTTTAAATAACGGCACAAAACTGCGCCTGTCCCCCAGGAGCCCGCGGGCCCCCGGCCGGGGAGTGGCCGAAGTGCAGTCTCTGCGGTGGGCAGGGGGCATTAGCAGCAGCGTTTCTTCCGTTTACTGTTCTTCGTGAGCTTCACCACGTCGttctgttgttgctgctgctgttttgcTAAGTTGTCTTTCTTGGCTCGAAGGACCAGCTCTGTGATGCAGTTGAACATCTGTGCGGGTGCAAGAGGCAGGGTGCACCCTCAGACCCAGCGAGGAGGCCCCGTCGGGGCTGCACCCCGCTGCCATAGCCCCCAAGCCCAGCGCCGTCTACAAGCCCGCCCTTGGGGGAGCTGTTCCATTTAATGATCaaaaataaggggccggagcgatagcacagcgggaagggcgtttgccttgcacgcggccgacccgggttcaaatcccagcatcccatatggtcccctgagcacggccaggggtaattcctgagtgcaaagccaggagtaacccctgagcatcgctgggtgtgacccaaaaagcaaaaaaaaaaaaaacaaaaaaaactcccaGGTGCGTAATGCATGCCCTGCACGTACAAAGGcctgtctgatccccagcactgtggcccCCGACCCCGTCACGGCTGGGGAGTCCCTGGTGGTtgccagcaccactgggcccgaGCAGCACTTCACTAGGCCTGCCCGTATCATCAGGCGGCACTGTTGCACGGAGGTGGCCCCAGAACAGCCGAAAGGGAAGGCCAGGCCAGAAAGACAGACGGACAGAGTGAGCCCAGAAGTAGCCCCTGCacacagttaggtgtggcccaaaccatccccacccccagcccccaaataaatcaaCATGTCAAGGGTTTTCTAACTTctctaaaaactttttaaaaatgtctgttggaggggctggagcgatagcacagcggggagggcgttcgccttgcatgcagccaacccgggttcgaattccagcatcccatagggtcccctgagcaccgccaggggtataactcctgagtgcagagccaggagtgacccctgagcatcgctgggtgtgacccataaaggaaaaaagaaaaatgtctgtggtttggggccaccttAGCGGTGTTCAAGGTCTACTGCCGGCTCAGGGCTggagggctgctcccagcactgtCTGGGGGACTCTGCGgggctgggactgaacccagggctcccacatgcaaagcagcacTCCACCCCCGTGAGCATCTCCCGAGGCCCCAGCCTTCATTTGGGGGAGAAAATGAGGAGAGTGGAGCCGCAGCCCGCAGTGCTCCGGGGCTGTTCTTGCACCTGGGGGAGCAGCTGCAGGGCCGGGGAGCAGGCAGTCAGCTGGACGCCAGCCCAGGGCCCACCCCTGCACTTTCTCGGGCTCCTCACCTTTCCTCTGTGAAAAGAAGCCCTTCCCTTCAGCTGGGACCTCCCGGAAATCCAGATGAAGGTGCCCCTACCCTGCTGACAGGCTGGATGGACGCAGAGGTCCGCTGGCAGCCAGCACGCCACCTCACTGCATGTCCTGCCCAGAACCTTCCCGAGACCATCCCAAGACGGCCCTGTGGTGTCAGGCTCTGCTCTAGCCCCACGACACCCAGGAAGGCCAAGGGAACACCTACTGAGCACCGTGACACAAGCACCTGACACTTTGCAGTACTTACTCCGCCCAGAGCTAgggctctccctccagcccccaagtctaCAGAAGGAACCAAGGAGGTGACCTAGAGTAGGCAGGTCCCTGCCAGAGAAACCTGGGCTACGCAGGCTCAACACAACGGTCCATTAGAAGCCGGGGTACAGTGGGGACCCCTGCTTCCCTGAGTCTCTGTGCTCCGGCCCGGGCTTGTGGCAGCGGTCTGGGGTTTTTGCCCACAGCCCCATTTATTTCCCAGCAGGCCCAGGAGATGCAAAGGGAACTCCGCAGGCAGGAGGCTCGGCCTATGTGGACGCCCGGGCCATCAGGAGCCTTCGGGGCTCAAAGCAGGTGCCCGCTGACCACAGGAAGTAACCTGGCCTCGGGGGATGCCTCTGAGCAGGGGGATGACAGACAATGGGTCTGGGAGAGAGGCTACAAGCTGGGTGAGGGTCGCTAAGTTGAAACCTCAGCCCGTATGTGCCCTTGAACgtgtgtttctctctcccccctcaaaaCTTCTCTAAATTAAATGCTATACCTctctggtgggggcgggggcagggttggggccatacccggcagtgttcaagggtcactccttggtggtgctcggggagcaaACAGGATGCAGagggtcaaacccaagtcagccgtgtatgaggcaaacgccctccccgctgtgctatcaaccatcactctggcccacatgTTTTACAGAAaaaagggcggggtgggggaggggcaggtggagagtacggtgagtagggcgcttgccttgtacatggccagcctgggttcgatccccagagctccatttggtcccccagaccccatcaggagtgatccctagtgatccctagtgcagagtaagccctgagcacctctggctgtgacccccaaacagaaagaaaacagtaaGTGGGAATATGGGCCAGAGAGCAGTCAGCACCTGTGCAGGCTTGGCGTGCAGGAGGCCTAGGTCCAAGGCCAGCActgcctggttccctgagcaccgagctgggagcaatccccaagcagaAAACCCAGCGAGGAGCGAGGAGTACCAAAcatccaaaaataagtaaataaaatacaaagtgtGGGACTAGGGGCCAGATAGCAAGAGCGCAGGGGGCgggaaggtgctcgccttgcaagcagccaaccgaGGTTTGACCCCCGGTATCCCGccgtatgatccccagcactgtcagaggggttcctgagtgcagagccaggagtaactcctgagcactgtcaggtgtggcccaagaaacataaaaaataaagcatgggACTAACTGCCCTCGGAGAAGGGCTGAGAGGGGAGCTGGCCCTTGAAAGAGCCTGTCAGCAGAGCACTTACTATGGAGGTGGCAGAGGggagcccggcccctccccccggcccccgcctcaCCTCTTCCACATTGATGTTCTCCTTGGCACTGGTTTCAAACAACTGGATGCCCATCTGCCCAGCGAACTTGTAGGCATCTTCTGTCTCCACCACCTTCCGCTCGGGGTCGTCATTCTTATTCCCCACTTCGAAGTAAAGCAGAGTCAGCCCTGCCCCGCGAGAGCACCCCCACCGGCCGGCCCCCCACGGCCCACCCGCTCGGGCCAGCCTCACCTAGTATCCGGCACACGTCGTCACAGTTCTGATTGATTTCGTGAAGCCACCGTTTGACATTGACGAAGGACTCTGCACTGGTGACGTCATAAACCACGATGACGCCGTGGGTTCCCCGGTAATACCTGTCAGGGCCAAGGTCTGTGTAAGAGTCCCTGCCGTGCCGAGGCGCCCCGGGGTGGGACTCGCCTGACCGAGCCTGACAGCAGCCGGGCACAGCGGCGGGCACATGCCTGCCCGTGCTGACAATGCCCAGCGGGTGAGGGGGCGCTCGGCAGCGCTGCCCAGCACTCCACCCCACTGTCCTCAGGCCCAGGGGGGCCACACACGTGGTTCACTCAGCTGAGAGCTTGAAACTCCCTTGAGGCTCTTgttacacttttattttattttatttttttttgctttttgggtcacacggtcagcaatgcacaggggttactcctggctcatgcactcaggaatcacccctggcagtgctcaggggaccatatgggatgctgggatttgaacccgggtcggcagcgtgcaaggcaaacgccctacccgctgtgctatcactccagcccctacactttttttttttattcatttatttatttattttttttgcttcttgggtcacacccggtgatgctcagggctgactcctggctctgaacttaggaattacccctgctcaggggaccatatgggatgctgggaatcgaacccaggttggctgcgtgcatggcaaatgccctacccactgtgctattgctcca includes:
- the RAB35 gene encoding ras-related protein Rab-35 isoform X1, translating into MARDYDHLFKLLIIGDSGVGKSSLLLRFADNTFSGSYITTIGVDFKIRTVEINGEKVKLQIWDTAGQERFRTITSTYYRGTHGVIVVYDVTSAESFVNVKRWLHEINQNCDDVCRILVGNKNDDPERKVVETEDAYKFAGQMGIQLFETSAKENINVEEMFNCITELVLRAKKDNLAKQQQQQQNDVVKLTKNSKRKKRCC
- the RAB35 gene encoding ras-related protein Rab-35 isoform X2: MARDYDHLFKLLIIGDSGVGKSSLLLRFADNTFSGSYITTIGVDFKIRTVEINGEKVKLQIWDTAGQERFRTITSTYYRGTHGVIVVYDVTSAESFVNVKRWLHEINQNCDDVCRILDVQLHHRAGPSSQERQLSKTAAATTERRGEAHEEQ